TTTCTCCCTGGCAATTCGTATGTTAAAAGAGGAGATATCTCTAATCGCCTTGACCTTTCCCTCCTCAAGAATGACTTTTCCGGCAAGCCCTATCCGATGTCCTCCAGAAACAGTTATATATCCACGTTTAAGTTCTTCTTCAAGCGTATAAATGGAGAAATGGCTTATTTTATTCATGAGATGAAAAGCATCTTCAGGCTGAATGATATACGATAAAAAACGTGGAGCTCCCTTTAGTATCATTTCAATTGGACGGTTAATACGAATGCGGATCTCTTCTAATTCTTCTTTTTGGTTAGGAGGGATTTTGCTGATTAGGTCGGCAATATTTTTGGGTAAAAAGCTAAGGATCGTTTCCACGTATGCTTCCTCCTTCAATTTACATTTCTCATTATTTAAAATGTATGCCTGCTTGGACACAATATGACTTTCTAATCTGTTAATTCATTTCTATTTTTTTGAAAAGATTGATAGAACACCTTACGAAAGATAAAAGAATAGATATTAATAGAGGAACATTTCCTGAAGGGCATCCGTATTTTATAGGAGGAAAAACAATGAAGGAGGAGAAATAAATTTGTATAATAACATACCTTCCAATAGAAATGGATCACATCATAAAGGAAATTTAATAAAAGTAAGAGGCGAAGGTGAACTTGCTATTCAGCCTGATTCGGCTTCAGTGAACTTAGGGGTCATCACTGAAAATAAGGAATTGTTAACTGCTCAGCAGCAGAACTCTATTGAAGTGACAAAAGTAATTAACGCTCTGCTCGGACTAGGAATTCCGCAAAATCAAATACAAACAATCGATTATCGTATTGAATCAAATTATGATTACGAGCAGGGGAAACAAATATTTCGCGGCTATAAAATAACCCATCTATTGCAAGTGAAAATAGATGATTTATCATTGGTAGGGAAAGTAGTGGATACAGCAGTTCAAAACGGGGTTAACTATGTCTCGAATGTTCAATTTACAGCTAAGAATAAAGAGGTTTTTTATCAGCAAGCCTTGGTCCTTGCTCTAAACAATGCAATCGAAAAAGCTAAAACAATAGCGGAGGCGTTAAATGTAACATTAATACCTACACCAAGTTTAGTAGTGGAAGGCGGAAATATGGTTCAGCCATATTTCCATCCATCGGAAACATATTTAAAAGGAATAAGTTCAACGCAATTTGAACCGGGACAAATAAAAGTAACTGCCACTATTTCTGCAGAATTTCATTATCGAACAGTTTATTAAAAAACGCGTATGTATTTGAGCTGGACAATTCTCAAAGTCCAATGTATTAATTGTGATAATGTTAATAAAAGAGCAGGAACATGAAATTATTCACGTGCCTGCTCTGTTTAGATTAATGATTAGTTATCATATTTCTTTGCCCAATTATACAGCTGCATTTCAGTAACTGGACCGTTATAGTGCTCCCTTATTATTCCCTTCTTATCGATAACAAAGGTTTCAGGCTGGCCAGTTACGTTAAACCGTTTTGCAACCTTGGCATTGTAATCAAATAAATAAATCATTCCTTCTTTATTATTGTTGGTAATTTTTTTTATCCGATCAATTGTTTCTCCACGGTTGATCATTACAAGGGGGTATTTATTTCCATAATCCTTTTGAAATGCTGCTAATTCAGGAAACTCTTCCTTACAAGGTGCACACCAGCTGGCAAAATAATTTAATATTACCACTTTCCCTTTATAATCAGATAGCTTAGTGGTACTTCCTTCATAATTTGGCAGCTCGAAATTATAAGCTTGATCGCCGACATCCGTGTTTTTTCCCTTTGTAATTAAGCTATATCCAAAAAAACCAAACATACCAATAATTAGAATCAATACGAGTAATTTGATGACTCGCTTGTTCATCGTATTTCCTCCTGACACCTAGACTTACAGTCTATTTATCGAGCTGTTTTAAAAATTCAATTTCCTTTTTAAGCTTGTCATGTCTTTTACCGATAATAAACATATAAGCAAAAATAACAACCCAAGCAACGGAATAAGCACCTAACATATATTCATAATTCATGGTTAGATTCCTCCTATTTTTCTAAATCTTCTCTTAATTTTTCTTTATATCTTTCTACTTTGATTCTCATATTTTCAAAAGAAACTCCCTTTTGAAGAAGGTAGGAATATAGAATGGTAAAAGCGGTAATCGTGATGAGCAATGCTACTAACATCGTATCATCAATACCGCCACCTTTTTGGGAAGGTCCCTCACCAAAAACAATTGGATGGAACTTTGTTTGCCACCAACGAATGGCGAAAAATACTATTGGTACGTCGGCAAACCCGATGATGCCAAAGACAGCTGCAAGCCTTGCCTTTTTATCCCAAACTCCGTCCATTTGACGAATCATAATGTAGGCAATATAGATAAAAAATAGAATTAAAGTCGTGATTAGACGTGGTTCCCATACCCACCATGTATTCCAAGCCGATCTTGCCCAAATTGGACCTGTTGTTAACACAATGATAGTAAATACAACACCGATTTCAGCAGAAACATATGCATAAGTATCAAAAATTCTTTTCCGCTTGATTAAGAACAAAATACTAAAGACAAATGTAACAAAGAACGCCATAAAGGCAAGCCATGCAGAACTCACATGAAAGTAAAAGATTTTTTGTGCTGCATGCATGGTTGTTTCTTCTTCAGCAAATATAAAGATAAAATATAGGGACACTAACATGGAAATGACTGTAGCACTAAACAGCAATTTTGATAAATTTAGGCTCTTTGTATCAGTTATTTGAGATCCAGGAAGCACCGCTTTCTCTCGTTCGAGATTCATACTCATCACTTAAACCTCCAGCACATAATCAATTAATAAGAAGCAAACAACAAAGAAAATAACATCATACGCCGTGACCAATTGGATCCAGGCAATTGCGCTTGAAAGTTTTTCCACATTCGTTAAAATAATTTTCGTTGCCTGAACAACTCCGATTAAGATAGGTGTTGTAATCGGAAAAAGCAAAAGCGGCAGCAGCATTTCACTGCTTTTAGAATTAGCAGCAAGGGCAGCTAAGAATGTTCCAATAGCAATAAATCCAAAGCTTCCTAAGAAAATAACTAAAATAAAATATGGAAAACTACCAAGAAATTTAAAATCAAAAAGTAGGAATAAAAACGGGATAGAGACTATTTCCACTACAAGCATCATCGCGAAATTCGCGAGGAACTTTCCTAAATAAATGCTTGCAGCCTCCATAGGCGCTACCAATAAACCTTGCATCGTATCATTTCGCTGCTCCGAAATAAACGATCGATTAAGTCCTAAAATACCGGCAAACACGATAATGACCCAAATGACGCCAGGAATAACTGCTTTTGTTGTGTTATTGGCAGGGTCAAACGCAAAACTGAAAACAACAATAACAAGGCCGGCAAAAATGATCTGCGTCGTGAGAATTTGTTTGGTTTTTAGCTCTGAATATAAATCCTTTTTAGCTAGTAAGAGGGCCGTTCGGAATAGGTTCATGATACACCCTCCACTTGAAGCTCGTATTTTTCAGACACAAACCCTAAGTTTCGATTTTCAACCTTAAAGTCATCGACTATCTTTCCATTCTTCACAATTAAGACTCTGTCACAGATTTCTGCTGCTTGTTTGAAGTCATGGGTAACCATCAATGTTGTCGTACCTTTTTCTTTCATCGACACAATTACATTATTTAAAATTGAAATAGCTCCTTGATCTAACCCTGTGTGCGGTTCGTCTAAAAGCAGAACCTCTGGATCATGAACAATTGCACGTGCAATGGCAATCCTCTGGATCATACCGCGTGAAAAATTCTTGACTGGTTCATTCAAAAAGAAGGACAAACCTACTTCTTTTACAAGGTTAATTGCTTTTTGTTCGACATTTTTAACCCCGTAAATATTCCCAAAGAATACGAGATTTTCTAACGGGGAGTAATGGTCATAAAGCAAGCTGGAATGGGGTAAGTAACCTAATAATTTTTTTATTTCAATTTGGTTCTTTTTCAAATCCAGACCATTAACCAACACATGCCCTGATGTGGGCTTAATTAAGGTTGCCAGCACCTTTAAAAGCGTACTTTTACCAGCACCATTTGGTCCGAGGATTGCTACCGTTTCCCCCTTTTTTATTGAGAGGTCTACACTACGCAAGATCAGCTTGTTATCAGCTTGCTTTGTCAGCTTTTTTATTTCTATCATCTGCCGTCCCTCCCCTACAAGCTGTTACTCAACAAAATTACGTAAATTTAATTTGACCTGGACTAAATGCTGTTTATATGCAGCAAGTTTTGCCTGATATTCATCCTCCGAGAGCTTTCCATCCCCAAAGGTTTCTTCCAATTCAATAATCTTATCCATAATCGCTTTTTGCTTCGCCATTAAGAGCTTAAAGGCTTTCTCTTCCTTATCTGCTCCTAGTCTTTCCTCTTCTAATCTTGCTTTCCTTCTAAAATAGGCATAATAGGAAATTCCCGCTATCAAAATAGCACCCAAAATAATTAAAATGACGTGCGGGTTAAAGCGATGTAATGGTGATTGTGCCCACATTCTTAAGTGTCCTGGATTATGGAACGCAGGTGAGTTATGGGTAACAGAACTATTTTTTCCACTTTCATTCGTTGCAGCAGCATTTGACTCATCCGCTGCAGGCTGTTTGTCTTTGTTATAAACAAGCGTAAATGGTTGATTTTCCTTAATATTTTCAATACTGTATCCGTAATAATTTTGGTCCTCAAATGGGAAAAGCCCTTGGCTAGTCGCTTCAGCACCTTTCACTTCGATACTGCCCCTGCCTTCAGGAACGAGAATCTGCATCATTTGGGCCGGATAATCAACCGTTAGATTAATATCTTTACCTTTAGGCATTCTATAACTATATGGGAGCACCATTGTTTGATTTGCCGGGATTGCAGTGGTAGTAATAAAGCCATTATCTACTTGTTTAAATGCAATTTTATTATCTAAAAAATTTAGGTCCTTTGCTCCCTCAGGAAGTGTTACAGTTAAAACTGCCTCACTTTTTCCATCACCATTAAAATCCTCATCAGTGGTATTAGTATAGTTCACCATATTCATTAAATTTGTTGATCCATCTTCAGCAGGGCTGACAACGATGTAATACATATCAACCGTAAGCTTTGATTCTGATGCTGCTAATCCATGGAATGGGATTAACAACATCAGTCCAAGGAAGAAGACTGTGATTTTCTTGATCACTTTCCTTCCCCCTTTTTATTCTTATAGATTTTCATTTGCGCTTCAATTTCTTTTTCCACTTCTGCCATTAAATCCTTATCAACACTTGCTTCCACCATTTGTTCTTCTTCCTTCATAATATTGGCCACTTCTGTTTCGTATTGTTTCATTAAGTTTTTATAATCAGCATGTGAGATTTTATCCATTTTGTACTCAAACTCTATCTCGTTAAGAGTTGTCAAAAGTGCTTCTTTCGTTGTTGCCAAATCCTGCCCGTTTGTACTTACATGTAAATAAGAATCCCACTTAAATAACGGCGATAATATTAGAAATAGACAAACTACCGCCAATGAAGCAGTGAAAATCATCGAAATGATTGAGATATCGTGCATTTTGTTCACATCCTAAAGATACTTTTTGCGTTCTTCATCGATCATGGAAGAAAGGATTTCCTCTTCTACTTCATTCTCAGTGGTCATGAATTCATTAACTTTTTCTTCCGGTCCTTTTTTCTTCACCCATTTACGGATAATGACGAACACAGCTATTCCTGCTGCACCTAGTACAACAAATGGGAGAACCCATGCTGTTAGGCTAAAACCGCTTTTCTCAGGAGAAGTTAATATTTCTTCACCGTAAATATTGACGTAGTATTCACGGATTTTATCCTTATCCCAGCCTTTGTTCATCATTTCAACTAAATCTTTTTTAAACTCAGTTGTGAGATTGCACGTATTGGGATCACATTCATAATGATCCTGTCCGCAGCCGCAAGTACATGCAAATTGCTGGGCAACCGCTTTAAACTCTGCAGATTTATAGTCAATCTGTTTTGCTTCCACGCGGAAGAACGTGCCCTGAAAGATAAACGCAATGATGAGGAAACCTAGACAAATTTTATTTCTCATTTTTAGGACACCTCTTTGCGTACTCCAGTGTATCTCGGAGTGACATTACCATATTTTCCGTTCCAAATGGCGAACAAAGCACCAATTACAATCATGAAGGAACCAAACCATAACCAGTTCATCATTGGATTAATTTTTACAACAAACGTTGCCTTTCCATCGTCTTCCCATGCACTTAAAACAATATATAAGTCTTCCTTCAGTGAAGAAATGATGGCTACTTCAGAAGAAGGCTGATCCCAGTTACCATAAAATACTTTTTCCGGCTGGTAGGTACCGAGTTTTTTACCATTTCTAAAAACGGTAATATCAGCATAGACAATATCGTTAATTCCCTCTCTTTTTTGGTCAAGCCGCTCATAATTGAGTCGGTAATTTTTAAGTTCAATCGATTGTCCTAAAGAAACTGTTTTCATCGTCTCTAAATCATAGTTTTGTGAACCGATAATCCCCATTGTAATGAACGCGATGCCAAGGTGAACGATATAGCCTCCATAGCGGCGGCGATTACGGATCATTAAGCGGTACAGGGCAACAAGTGGTGTTTCTTTCGTCATTTTTCTTCTTGCTTTTACCCCTCTATAAAACTCTAAGTAATGGGTGATTAATAATAGAATAATAACCCCATAGCCAATGACTGCCCATGCTTTTTGAATCCCAAGCACAACCATTAGTACCATGCCAATAATAGCAAGGATTGCTGGAATCATGAAGTTTTTCTTAAGATTTTTTACTGTTGATTTCTGCCAGGCCAAGAGTGGGCAGACTGCCATGACAAACATCATCGATAATAGAATTGGCGCTTCAACCTTATTAAAGAATGGCAGCCCAACTGTTACTTTCGTACCGCGAACGGCTTCAGATACAAGCGGGAAAATAGTTCCCCAGAAAACGGCAAATGCTGCTCCAACTAATAATAGATTGTTAACCAAGAAACTGCTTTCTTTAGAAACAAAGGAATTAAATTCCCCGGCACTGCGTTTAAGCAGATTGTAACGGCTCATTAATACATATAATGATAGAATGACAGCAACTGCCATGAAGATTAAGAAGTATAAACCTAAATTTGAATTTGAGAATGCATGAACAGATGTCAGTACTCCGCTTCGTACAAGGAACGTTCCGAAAAGCGTTAATGCATATGAAACAATGATTAAGCTGATATTCCAAACTTTCAGCATATTTTTCCGCTCTTGGATCATGACGGAATGCAAGAATGCAGTGGCTGTTAACCACGGCATAAAGGAAGCGTTTTCTACAGGATCCCATGCCCAGTAACCGCCCCATCCAAGTTCCACATATGCCCATTGACCACCAAGGATATTTCCAAGACTTAAAAATAACCAGGCAATAATCGTCCAGCGTCTCGTCATTTTTATCCAGAAATCATCGACATTTTTCAAAATCAATGCAGCCATGGCAAAGGCAAATGGAACAGCAAGACCAACATAACCAAGGTAAAGTGTAACCGGATGTACGATCATTCCAGGATTCTGAAGCATTGGGTTTAACCCATTTCCTTCAATTGGGACAGTATCTAATAACATGAATGGCTTTGCGACAAATCCAAGAATGAAGAAGAAGAAAACCGCGTTGGCCAAAAGAATAGCTGAAATGTATGGAACCATCGGGTTTCCTTTCAATTTTCTTGAAAAAGCAATCATAACCATGTATAGCGTTAAGAAGAATGTCCACAGTAACAGGGAACCAGCATTACCAGCCCACAGAGCGGTAAGTTTATAAATGATTGGAAGCTCACTGCTTGTGTAATCGTGTACGTATTCGTATTGGAATTGAGATGTTGCTAAAAGGTAGAACAAGGAAAGCATAGCAAGTGCTGTACAAACAAATAATGCAATCATTCCGCCTTTTCCACTATTAACAAGCTTTTGGTTTTTTGTACTAATCCCCAAAGTGATAATGAGGAGCGAATAGATAGCAAGAGCTAATCCTATATATATTGTTGCGTTGGCAAATAAAAACATTTCGTCACCTTCTTAACTGAACCTGTTATTTTTCATTCGGTGGTTGATTTAACTTTTCTTTATGTGTTTCAGGATCATAGTCTTTCATGTCTTTTCCTTCATATTTTGAAGGACATCTTGTTTTCACAGATTCTGCTTCAAAGGTATCCTTTTTTGTAGGAGAACCTTGAAGAATTGTAATAACCCCATCGGAAAAGTTATCAGGTTTTGGCTCATTACTAATAACGTGCATAATATTACCATCATTGTCTTTTACATCAAATTTCAATTCAATTTTGTCAGGATTCCATTTAATCGAGTCTTCAATTAATAAACCTTCAACTGTAACAAAGTCGTCTTTATGTTGTTCTTGTGTCGCCAATAATTCTTTTAACGTTAACTCTACACCGCTAGAACCCGGCGTTGCAGCCATAAGCAAGAAAACAATAGCCCCAGCAATTATAAAACCACCAAGCATAACTAACGTATTTTTTTTCAACACTCTCACCCCATTAGAGTAATTTTTTCATTTCTTCTTCATACATTTCCTGGTCAATTTTTCCTGTTAAAAGCTTTTTACGCAGTTCCTTCTTTTCTTCGGCATTATCTGACTTATTGTCTTTTTTGACAGTAGTTTGCTTTTGCTGCGTTTTATGTTTTTTTCCCTTAGCTGTCATGCGATCTGTTTGGAATTTACCCTTCAATCCTAGGTAAACAAAGAGTCCTGCGATGATAATTGCAATTCCTATTATCGATGCTCCACCGACTCCGATGATCGGACTTTTTGAGTTGCCGGAGCTCCCTTTATTAACTTGGTCTGTTGCGGTTACACCGTTATGGTTTTCGTCATTTGGAGGCTGCTGTTTGTTGATAGCTTCCATTGTAGATTCTGTTCCGTCTTTCTTATAGGAGAAGGAATATTTTAAGTTATCTCCCGCTTTTACATTTTTATATTGGTAGTAATATAGCTCTTCTCCATATTCACTTTTTGTATTATTTTCTGCCTTTGGCTCAAGCTTGATTTCCTTTGCATCCATTGGTGCATAAAAGATAACATCTAATTGTTCGATTTCAGCATTATTAGTCAGTTGATATGTAAAGTTTTTATTATCTTTTACTTCGATTGATTTTGTATAGTACTCGATAACAAATTTATATGTTTCATTATTTTTGATTGCTTTTGACGGCTTCCAGGTGATTATCCCTTTTTCTTTGTCTATGTCATATGGCCGCTGAACTTCTGGCTTATTTTCTTCCGGAAATTCTGCTACTAAATAGGCTTCAAATCCCTTTTCCATTGCAGGAACAGGAATTTCTATTTTCCCATCATAGTCTTGGCCACTCTTGTTCGTAATCGTTCCGTACTGGCCTATTAGTAATGACGGAACATCTCTCGATCCCCAATCCTCAGGGTAATCAAACTCTGGCATTACCTGTACTTGCATTTCCTTAAAAGGAAACTTATCAGCCGGAAATACAGTTTCAGCACTGGCTTTTGAACTGATAAATCCAGTTAAGAATGAAGTAATGACGAATAATGCCAACCACTTTTTCTTAAGCATATTAATCCTCCTTGACCTTCAAAGACTCATTAAGTTGAAGGTCCCATTTTTCACTATAGCCCTCTTTGAAATAAATATAATCGTTATCTATACTTAGTTGTTGATTCACTCTTGAACATTTTGTTAAGTAGTAAAAAAAGTTACGATTTTGTCAAAAAAACACCATAATATTGTCACAATTGTAAGAAAACCGGAAGTTCCGGTTAGATTTGTAATTGAAATTTATTTAATAGATAAAAAAAACCTGAACCTACTTA
The DNA window shown above is from Neobacillus sp. WH10 and carries:
- a CDS encoding SIMPL domain-containing protein (The SIMPL domain is named for its presence in mouse protein SIMPL (signalling molecule that associates with mouse pelle-like kinase). Bacterial member BP26, from Brucella, was shown to assemble into a channel-like structure, while YggE from E. coli has been associated with resistance to oxidative stress.), whose translation is MYNNIPSNRNGSHHKGNLIKVRGEGELAIQPDSASVNLGVITENKELLTAQQQNSIEVTKVINALLGLGIPQNQIQTIDYRIESNYDYEQGKQIFRGYKITHLLQVKIDDLSLVGKVVDTAVQNGVNYVSNVQFTAKNKEVFYQQALVLALNNAIEKAKTIAEALNVTLIPTPSLVVEGGNMVQPYFHPSETYLKGISSTQFEPGQIKVTATISAEFHYRTVY
- a CDS encoding TlpA disulfide reductase family protein — protein: MNKRVIKLLVLILIIGMFGFFGYSLITKGKNTDVGDQAYNFELPNYEGSTTKLSDYKGKVVILNYFASWCAPCKEEFPELAAFQKDYGNKYPLVMINRGETIDRIKKITNNNKEGMIYLFDYNAKVAKRFNVTGQPETFVIDKKGIIREHYNGPVTEMQLYNWAKKYDN
- a CDS encoding CcmD family protein; its protein translation is MNYEYMLGAYSVAWVVIFAYMFIIGKRHDKLKKEIEFLKQLDK
- a CDS encoding cytochrome c biogenesis protein is translated as MSMNLEREKAVLPGSQITDTKSLNLSKLLFSATVISMLVSLYFIFIFAEEETTMHAAQKIFYFHVSSAWLAFMAFFVTFVFSILFLIKRKRIFDTYAYVSAEIGVVFTIIVLTTGPIWARSAWNTWWVWEPRLITTLILFFIYIAYIMIRQMDGVWDKKARLAAVFGIIGFADVPIVFFAIRWWQTKFHPIVFGEGPSQKGGGIDDTMLVALLITITAFTILYSYLLQKGVSFENMRIKVERYKEKLREDLEK
- a CDS encoding heme exporter protein CcmB, coding for MNLFRTALLLAKKDLYSELKTKQILTTQIIFAGLVIVVFSFAFDPANNTTKAVIPGVIWVIIVFAGILGLNRSFISEQRNDTMQGLLVAPMEAASIYLGKFLANFAMMLVVEIVSIPFLFLLFDFKFLGSFPYFILVIFLGSFGFIAIGTFLAALAANSKSSEMLLPLLLFPITTPILIGVVQATKIILTNVEKLSSAIAWIQLVTAYDVIFFVVCFLLIDYVLEV
- the ccmA gene encoding heme ABC exporter ATP-binding protein CcmA, with translation MIEIKKLTKQADNKLILRSVDLSIKKGETVAILGPNGAGKSTLLKVLATLIKPTSGHVLVNGLDLKKNQIEIKKLLGYLPHSSLLYDHYSPLENLVFFGNIYGVKNVEQKAINLVKEVGLSFFLNEPVKNFSRGMIQRIAIARAIVHDPEVLLLDEPHTGLDQGAISILNNVIVSMKEKGTTTLMVTHDFKQAAEICDRVLIVKNGKIVDDFKVENRNLGFVSEKYELQVEGVS
- a CDS encoding cytochrome c-type biogenesis protein, with translation MRNKICLGFLIIAFIFQGTFFRVEAKQIDYKSAEFKAVAQQFACTCGCGQDHYECDPNTCNLTTEFKKDLVEMMNKGWDKDKIREYYVNIYGEEILTSPEKSGFSLTAWVLPFVVLGAAGIAVFVIIRKWVKKKGPEEKVNEFMTTENEVEEEILSSMIDEERKKYL
- a CDS encoding heme lyase CcmF/NrfE family subunit: MFLFANATIYIGLALAIYSLLIITLGISTKNQKLVNSGKGGMIALFVCTALAMLSLFYLLATSQFQYEYVHDYTSSELPIIYKLTALWAGNAGSLLLWTFFLTLYMVMIAFSRKLKGNPMVPYISAILLANAVFFFFILGFVAKPFMLLDTVPIEGNGLNPMLQNPGMIVHPVTLYLGYVGLAVPFAFAMAALILKNVDDFWIKMTRRWTIIAWLFLSLGNILGGQWAYVELGWGGYWAWDPVENASFMPWLTATAFLHSVMIQERKNMLKVWNISLIIVSYALTLFGTFLVRSGVLTSVHAFSNSNLGLYFLIFMAVAVILSLYVLMSRYNLLKRSAGEFNSFVSKESSFLVNNLLLVGAAFAVFWGTIFPLVSEAVRGTKVTVGLPFFNKVEAPILLSMMFVMAVCPLLAWQKSTVKNLKKNFMIPAILAIIGMVLMVVLGIQKAWAVIGYGVIILLLITHYLEFYRGVKARRKMTKETPLVALYRLMIRNRRRYGGYIVHLGIAFITMGIIGSQNYDLETMKTVSLGQSIELKNYRLNYERLDQKREGINDIVYADITVFRNGKKLGTYQPEKVFYGNWDQPSSEVAIISSLKEDLYIVLSAWEDDGKATFVVKINPMMNWLWFGSFMIVIGALFAIWNGKYGNVTPRYTGVRKEVS
- a CDS encoding cytochrome c maturation protein CcmE, which produces MKKNTLVMLGGFIIAGAIVFLLMAATPGSSGVELTLKELLATQEQHKDDFVTVEGLLIEDSIKWNPDKIELKFDVKDNDGNIMHVISNEPKPDNFSDGVITILQGSPTKKDTFEAESVKTRCPSKYEGKDMKDYDPETHKEKLNQPPNEK